Below is a genomic region from Ictalurus furcatus strain D&B chromosome 27, Billie_1.0, whole genome shotgun sequence.
agtctctgtctctctttctttctctctactcTGTGttggtctctctgtctctccagtccgtacaggattttgcggcGTTTTCTTCTtatcgttgcggccaaaaatacTCGATTTTGCTGCGATGCAGCTCGCAGAGTTTTTTTactgctttttaaattttttttgcagaaagctaCTCAAATTGCCGAACTCGCAAGCCACGAAATAGTTTTGCGAGCTTCTTCGCagtgattgttgttgtttttttagctgtactcgtgtttaCACGTGTATTGAAGAGGGCTTCGACTGAACGAGAgccgtgatgacgtcacgtctcggcccaaatccgcAGAACATCTGCAGTCGTTTggaaaatcgcaagctcctccgaatactgcagaatttccttgattttgtgctaatttctgcgatcgcaaaatcctggagggactgtctcTCCTACAGTGTTcttatgaggtgtgtgtgtgtgtgtgtgtgtgtgtgtgtgtgtgtgcgtgcgtgcgtgtgtgcactCAGTCGTATCAGGAGCAGTTGAAGAAGACTAAAGCGCAGCGTGAAGATCTGAAGTCGGAGATTCAGCGTCTCAGACAGGACCTGGACTCCAGGTTCCACATTTCTTCACTTGTTCTGTTGTGTCTACGGAGTCCACCACAGCAGGCGTCTGTTTATTTATCGCCGACGTCACAGGCGTAGAGACGCTCTGTCACGTGGGTAACGGTATCATTTCCACCGATTCATCCCATCTAAATCGTAGAGCGGGCTTGTCATTTTACAGTCTTTACGACACACGCGTGTGTCTCTTCCGAACAAGAACGCGTCACTAAATATTTACGCTTTCCCTGCGATAATATAATCGACTCTGGaattatcataaaaaaaaagaattttacatTCCGAACGTGTTCGTGTCGATTAAAAGATTGTCTCAAGGTTCTCGTAACCGTTTTCTCTTTAAGCctgcctgcgtgtgtgtgtgtgtgtgtttactggggtgccaataattctggagctaaCTGTATAACATGCACTCGTAATGTGAAACTGTTCAAAAGCAGATACAATCTGAATGAATTCATTATAAACatggggaaagtgtgtgtgtgtgtgtgtgtgtgtgtgtgtgtgtgtgtgtgtgtgtgtgtgtgtgtgtgtgtgtgtatgtgtgtgtgtgtgttaggccaAGTGTGAAAGAACTAAAGTGGTGTAAGCAGCAGCTGAGGAGGATGGAGCGTCTCGTCCAACACACCAACATCAGGtaacactctacacacactacacaactctacacacacactacacaactctacacacacactacacaactctacacacacttcatttattaatgaagtcGTTTTAATCGAACTCTTCTTTGCAGGTCAGTCCAGACGGAGACCGAAGATCCTCCCAGCTCCAGCACTGAGACACAGCGACGTGTCGCAGAGAGCCAGAGATGCATCACGGTGAacctttcactcacacactcactcaaacactcactcactcactcactcatgatTTAACATTTCAGGTTTTGTGTGTCTCCTGTCTGACGCGATGCTGTAGGAGATCTGCTCGGAGCTGAAGGTGCAGGACGTGGGTCACGTCGTGGCCGCCGTCCGGGCGCGCTGCAGAGAGGCCGACTCGGCGCTCCGATTCGAGAAGGTCACACGTTTCGTTTATTCAGTCACACGAGAAAACGTGATCGCCGCATTTCACCGTGGCGGTTCAGCTTAGAGGACAACACACGAGCTGAAATATCGTAGCGTGATGCTTTACGTTTGGAAAGTTCATGGTAATACCGTGTATCCGACAGATCCTCAGTGACATCGCGGCCGTCCTGACCGATCCGGGCGCTCCGCTGGCGCTCCCGAGGCGACGCCCTGACGCCGCCGCGGGCTCAGAGCTGGAGCAGATCGTCCCTACGCTGGAGACGTGGAGCCAACAGCTCAGCGCTCTGCCCGTCAGTCTCGCACCGCGCTGCACCACCTTTTTAAGGGTCTGTTGAAACGCAGTCACATTTAGCGCTAATGTCCTCCTCCGTCAGGTTCTGCAGCGCTCCGTGAGCACACTGGTGAAGAGGCTGTTGCCGTGGCAGCCGGAGGACGGGGCATGTCGTCGGTCCGGGTGCGTGAAAGTGGAGGACGTGATGCGCATGGTGGACACGCTGCTGGACCAGACCGCTCCAGACGACAAGgcgggtttatttatttatttatttatttatttatttatatatatatagaatttcAGAACTCTTTATTGTTCCCCCGCGATGTTTCTTAATGATTTGTGATGAGTTCTTATTGTCACTGCTTATATTTTAGTTTAAGCTGGAACAAAACAGGATCAGGAATCTCATTCATCTTAAAAATGTGGCTAATTTTGGACAAATAATTGAATTGTGccagtttatttcatttgaacttATAACCTCTTCAATTTAgatgaatgtgtttttatatattttttttccctttgttttattcatgtatATTGAGGTTTGTGCACTCGTGCAAAAAAAATCAACGCTGAGgtgtgtcattaatgtttaaTCAAACAGCAAAAGCCGAAGAAAATCACTCGTTAGACTGAGCAACTtgagtaaatttaataagaatcactgtacaTGTCAGACATGATCTAGTTTAACTGCTTTGTTCGATTCCCGTATCGTTGTGCGTAGGTGTTGCGCACTCCCACTAAGCCCACCCTGCAGGCCATTGTGTCTCACTTCCAGAAGCTGTTTGACGTCGCGAGTCTGCGCGGCGTTTACCCGAGGATGAACGAGGTTTACACTCGACTAGAGGAGATGAACAACGTCATGAGGAACCTCCGAGACATCCTGGACCTGGGTATGTGAGAGAGACGTGCTGTCTGTTACTATAGTGACCGTACATCCTTCAGCAGGACCATTTATGCAGGTAGGTCTGACTCaagactttttgtttttgtgtgtgtgtgtgtttgttagatGACAGAGCGCCCCCTAGTGAAGTGGTGAACACAGTGGCCAGAATCATGACTGGATACGGTTTTAATCAAAACCCACTGGAGCTGCTTGGAACCGGTGACAtagacaggtacacacacacacacactactgtttTTTTGGTACGTACACAAGAGCAATGGATTTTTATCGTTAATATCTTCACGTTCACTCTGAGCATTTTTGTTGCTTGTCCAAACGTTTGCACTCGACTGTGTGGAATATCAAGGCTGTATTACTTAGACTGAAACACATGACTAAATATTtctactgctgtgtgtgtgtgtgtgtgtgtgtgtgatactgtGCCTTTTTGTCAGCATTATAGTGAAGCTGAAGGAACACGAGGAATTCTTTCCTGCCTTTAACTCTCTGGTCCTCGAGCTGCTAAACACTCTGGGTACGTACACACCAGGGCTCTccggtaacaatttcttttcggagcacggttgaagttctatttttattttaagagatggtaacgttaataatgccacaatataacacacaagtacgCATGAGAACTTGAGCTTGTCagttatgacagaatttaggaacatattgtgaattcagttcattttacagactgtatgcaaaaaaacgacaaccgttaacctgttccaccatGTAAACAAATAGAATCAACCTCAacgttcagtgtttgaagtctgctcctcttaaatatatttaaagcttcactattagacattttccactgtcatggttctgggctggagtcagttctcgaaccgctctgtgtatattgtgtatatatctgaataatctcatataggatgtgattgggtgagttcatttacccgtcagatgcaaagcgctttagtgtaatggtgttcattactgacgctccgatcaggatttttacgaccgaaaccgatccagataccaatcttttttatttaagctttaatcaggtcgtctgtcataaacagttaaatgtaagctctctgctcatggtcactgttaattgagttcaaa
It encodes:
- the cep70 gene encoding centrosomal protein of 70 kDa isoform X2; this encodes MEKQEQTEWDAVNRLLQHHGFKPVRFTDPTENKNLADLVLLERTSSSELRVMLRTMLTDSERRQALIQELIQSNSKLKQEVEEQQARATRQSHRAEELEGVLAGVKVKVQGLEDSIINKAAQQRGQLQQLQQDERDAEMRCQALQLQLSEQVSQVCQLQKKLHLAVKEEEKRASRQNQAFQQFFSRSARLHSPSDQLILDVISVYEAQLQELQEKLKRTRRCRECKNDSSDSHNTDTSQLTSSSYRSLLKSYQEQLKKTKAQREDLKSEIQRLRQDLDSRPSVKELKWCKQQLRRMERLVQHTNIRSVQTETEDPPSSSTETQRRVAESQRCITEICSELKVQDVGHVVAAVRARCREADSALRFEKILSDIAAVLTDPGAPLALPRRRPDAAAGSELEQIVPTLETWSQQLSALPVLQRSVSTLVKRLLPWQPEDGACRRSGCVKVEDVMRMVDTLLDQTAPDDKVLRTPTKPTLQAIVSHFQKLFDVASLRGVYPRMNEVYTRLEEMNNVMRNLRDILDLDDRAPPSEVVNTVARIMTGYGFNQNPLELLGTGDIDSIIVKLKEHEEFFPAFNSLVLELLNTLVVPFRSVPPVRCCHVC
- the cep70 gene encoding centrosomal protein of 70 kDa isoform X1; its protein translation is MEKQEQTEWDAVNRLLQHHGFKPVRFTDPTENKNLADLVLLERTSSSELRVMLRTMLTDSERRQALIQELIQSNSKLKQEVEEQQARATRQSHRAEELEGVLAGVKVKVQGLEDSIINKAAQQRGQLQQLQQDERDAEMRCQALQLQLSEQVSQVCQLQKKLHLAVKEEEKRASRQNQAFQQFFSRSARLHSPSDQLILDVISVYEAQLQELQEKLKRTRRCRECKNDSSDSHNTDTSQLTSSSYRSLLKSYQEQLKKTKAQREDLKSEIQRLRQDLDSRPSVKELKWCKQQLRRMERLVQHTNIRSVQTETEDPPSSSTETQRRVAESQRCITEICSELKVQDVGHVVAAVRARCREADSALRFEKILSDIAAVLTDPGAPLALPRRRPDAAAGSELEQIVPTLETWSQQLSALPVLQRSVSTLVKRLLPWQPEDGACRRSGCVKVEDVMRMVDTLLDQTAPDDKVLRTPTKPTLQAIVSHFQKLFDVASLRGVYPRMNEVYTRLEEMNNVMRNLRDILDLDDRAPPSEVVNTVARIMTGYGFNQNPLELLGTGDIDSIIVKLKEHEEFFPAFNSLVLELLNTLGAESLEDILPRVRTLKSMTE
- the cep70 gene encoding centrosomal protein of 70 kDa isoform X3, which codes for MLRTMLTDSERRQALIQELIQSNSKLKQEVEEQQARATRQSHRAEELEGVLAGVKVKVQGLEDSIINKAAQQRGQLQQLQQDERDAEMRCQALQLQLSEQVSQVCQLQKKLHLAVKEEEKRASRQNQAFQQFFSRSARLHSPSDQLILDVISVYEAQLQELQEKLKRTRRCRECKNDSSDSHNTDTSQLTSSSYRSLLKSYQEQLKKTKAQREDLKSEIQRLRQDLDSRPSVKELKWCKQQLRRMERLVQHTNIRSVQTETEDPPSSSTETQRRVAESQRCITEICSELKVQDVGHVVAAVRARCREADSALRFEKILSDIAAVLTDPGAPLALPRRRPDAAAGSELEQIVPTLETWSQQLSALPVLQRSVSTLVKRLLPWQPEDGACRRSGCVKVEDVMRMVDTLLDQTAPDDKVLRTPTKPTLQAIVSHFQKLFDVASLRGVYPRMNEVYTRLEEMNNVMRNLRDILDLDDRAPPSEVVNTVARIMTGYGFNQNPLELLGTGDIDSIIVKLKEHEEFFPAFNSLVLELLNTLGAESLEDILPRVRTLKSMTE
- the cep70 gene encoding centrosomal protein of 70 kDa isoform X4; its protein translation is MEKQEQTEWDAVNRLLQHHGFKPVRFTDPTENKNLADLVLLERTSSSELRVMLRTMLTDSERRQALIQELIQSNSKLKQEVEEQQARATRQSHRAEELEGVLAGVKVKVQGLEDSIINKAAQQRGQLQQLQQDERDAEMRCQALQLQLSEQVSQVCQLQKKLHLAVKEEEKRASRQNQAFQQFFSRSARLHSPSDQLILDVISVYEAQLQELQEKLKPSVKELKWCKQQLRRMERLVQHTNIRSVQTETEDPPSSSTETQRRVAESQRCITEICSELKVQDVGHVVAAVRARCREADSALRFEKILSDIAAVLTDPGAPLALPRRRPDAAAGSELEQIVPTLETWSQQLSALPVLQRSVSTLVKRLLPWQPEDGACRRSGCVKVEDVMRMVDTLLDQTAPDDKVLRTPTKPTLQAIVSHFQKLFDVASLRGVYPRMNEVYTRLEEMNNVMRNLRDILDLDDRAPPSEVVNTVARIMTGYGFNQNPLELLGTGDIDSIIVKLKEHEEFFPAFNSLVLELLNTLGAESLEDILPRVRTLKSMTE
- the cep70 gene encoding centrosomal protein of 70 kDa isoform X5, with protein sequence MEKQEQTEWDAVNRLLQHHGFKPVRFTDPTENKNLADLVLLERTSSSELRVMLRTMLTDSERRQALIQELIQSNSKLKQEVEEQQARATRQSHRAEELEGVLAGVKVKVQGLEDSIINKAAQQRGQLQQLQQDERDAEMRCQALQLQLSEQVSQVCQLQKKLHLAVKEEEKRASRQNQAFQQFFSRSARLHSPSDQLPSVKELKWCKQQLRRMERLVQHTNIRSVQTETEDPPSSSTETQRRVAESQRCITEICSELKVQDVGHVVAAVRARCREADSALRFEKILSDIAAVLTDPGAPLALPRRRPDAAAGSELEQIVPTLETWSQQLSALPVLQRSVSTLVKRLLPWQPEDGACRRSGCVKVEDVMRMVDTLLDQTAPDDKVLRTPTKPTLQAIVSHFQKLFDVASLRGVYPRMNEVYTRLEEMNNVMRNLRDILDLDDRAPPSEVVNTVARIMTGYGFNQNPLELLGTGDIDSIIVKLKEHEEFFPAFNSLVLELLNTLGAESLEDILPRVRTLKSMTE